A window from Chrysemys picta bellii isolate R12L10 chromosome 20, ASM1138683v2, whole genome shotgun sequence encodes these proteins:
- the LOC101943472 gene encoding interferon-inducible GTPase 5-like — MAGRLSRAEIEELKAVVGRGNLTAAAAELQEKLKSLENTPLNIAITGESGGGKSSLVNAILGLHEDDEGAAKTGVTQTTMEPTAYPHPRLPNVTIWDLPGIGTESFQPDKYLNQVKFNNYDFFIIVSATRFTSHHTTLAREIHKLRKRFYYVRSKVDNDLNSEKRKKNFNEARTLQEIREDCIENLRKAGEASPWVFLLCNWELANYDFQLLQETLQNELDAQKRHVFILAMPNISAKILEKKKAELQEHIWEVALLSCAIGILPVPGLSLVCDVAILVFHMKRYCEAFGLDDESLTRLAKQVGKPVAELKSAIKKSPLASEITKEFVLTVLSRSACGALTVLELVLDFVPGLGSLVGGGISFVTTRYMLKSFLDEAAEDAQKVLTKALEPRAE; from the coding sequence ATGGCTGGTAGACTCTCCAGAGCAGAAATTGAAGAACTGAAGGCCGTTGTTGGGAGAGGAAACCTCACGGCAGCAGCTGCTGAACTTCAGGAGAAGCTGAAATCATTAGAAAACACCCCACTGAACATCGCCATCACGGGAGAGTCAGGTGGAGGGAAATCATCCTTGGTCAACGCCATCCTGGGCCTGCATGAAGACGATGAAGGAGCTGCTAAGACTGGGGTGACACAAACAACGATGGAGCCAACGGCTTATCCACACCCCAGACTCCCAAATGTGACAATATGGGACCTGCCAGGAATTGGGACAGAGAGCTTTCAGCCAGACAAATATCTTAATCAGGTAAAATTCAACAACTACGACTTCTTCATCATCGTCAGTGCTACGCGCTTCACTTCCCACCACACCACCCTGGCCCGCGAGATTCACAAGCTGAGGAAGAGGTTTTACTACGTGCGCTCCAAAGTGGATAATGACTTGAAttctgaaaaaaggaaaaagaatttcAATGAGGCGAGAACCCTGCAGGAGATCAGGGAGGACTGCATAGAGAACCTGAGAAAAGCAGGTGAGGCCTCCCCGTGGGTTTTCCTGCTCTGCAACTGGGAATTGGCCAACTATGATTTCcagctcctgcaggagacccTGCAGAATGAGCTGGATGCTCAGAAGAGACACGTTTTCATCCTGGCCATGCCCAACATCTCAGCAAAGATCCTGGAGAAGAAAAAGGCTGAACTGCAGGAGCATATTTGGGAAGTGGCCCTATTGTCATGTGCTATTGGTATTCTTCCTGTTCCAGGCCTCTCTCTCGTCTGTGATGTAGCCATCTTGGTTTTTCACATGAAGCGTTACTGTGAGGCCTTTGGCTTGGATGATGAGTCTCTCACTAGACTGGCTAAGCAGGTTGGCAAGCCTGTTGCAGAGCTGAAATCTGCTATCAAAAAGTCTCCACTGGCCTCAGAAATAACAAAAGAGTTTGTACTGACTGTACTTTCCAGATCTGCATGTGGAGCACTGACGGTGCTGGAACTTGTTCTTGATTTTGTACCAGGCCTTGGCTCCCTGGTAGGGGGGGGGATTTCTTTTGTGACCACGCGCTACATGCTGAAGAGCTTTCTGgatgaggctgcagaagatgctcaGAAAGTTCTGACCAAGGCTCTTGAACCCAGAGCTGAATAG